In the Silurus meridionalis isolate SWU-2019-XX chromosome 6, ASM1480568v1, whole genome shotgun sequence genome, one interval contains:
- the gigyf1a gene encoding GRB10-interacting GYF protein 1 isoform X1: protein MTAETLNFGPEWLRALSSGGSVTSPPPSPAMPKYKLAEYRYGREEMLALYVKDNRIPEDMQDKVFAAILQDEPQQPLALVPLTEEEQRNFSMSINSVAVMRLMGKGGGAVPASMARGRGSVRGGRGRGRGESGFYQRSPEDGEVGFSRNAREIHRSQSWDDRGERRFEKPLRREGLRVGFEDVGSGGRKEFMRSDSDNWRTLREEHELEEGGEPGGSWRLAGSRRDDGGPRSAGWREHGEVRRRKFDFDFRDGGTEGGRRRAGSEGAEEERDGLPEWCTDEEDGEMGTFDSSGAFMPIKKGSKDPIPEEDFEFQGLEDEDEFCIDGEKKDCSFGDDAERDETDSAAVCEVEVISLPPSSPSSMSLIAPQAEPVPTAAPTCLEDPQPAPAMSSKMPSEVLSEPVSELSLSASSSLPSSPPSSSSAATDLPQPGGDPEDDEGMKHLQQEAEKMVAALQDTSLEEECFTQTLQESRNTAAALPLSHDSAMKWFYKDPQGEIQGPFSTVEMCEWFQAGYFSMSLLVKRGCDEGFQPLGDVIKMWGRVPFAPGPSPPPLLCNLDQDRLKKQQELATAALYQQLQQHQLFQLINRCGEQGMMPSMNRSMSVPDTGSMWDMHTSASQPTGGEASLWDLTMNSSTQGPTLEQLQKLQERREAELRAKREEEERKRRDEKRRQQQEEQKRREEEELFRRKQQELLMKLLQQAPRQGASGTGSGWSTGPVSGLGKQGKSINTLDIQQDTERLYKQQQRAQQQRWATEGLWGSSGMDGKAPGGSSPSGSSMGVWDEALKNQSALRSGMGLKNSRSSPSLSDQYMMMNRRKRTEDEERLLKLLQGMKAQDGFTTWCEQMLHALNTSANNSNSSLDVATIVAYLKEVESPYEVLDFIRSYLGDTVEAKEFAKQFLERRAKQKANHQRQQQLSKEVGGLTMNSFPLQDSMRGMNPAALQSMFQAVHSGKAGMGYDQAGKLKKKQPMMLHSDPSILGYSFHGAGDRMSLSEMEMVEDY from the exons ATGACAGCAGAGACACTCAATTTCGGCCCAGAATG GCTCCGTGCACTTTCCAGTGGAGGCAGTGTGACTTCCCCTCCTCCCTCTCCCGCTATGCCAAAGTACAAGCTGGCCGAATATCGCTACGGCCGAGAGGAGATGTTAGCACTTTATGTCAAAGACAACAGG ATCCCAGAGGACATGCAGGATAAGGTGTTTGCTGCTATTCTGCAGGATGAGCCTCAGCAACCTCTGGCACTGGTGCCTCTCACTGAGGAAGAACAG CGGAATTTTTCCATGTCCATAAACAGTGTGGCTGTGATGAGGCTGATGGGTAAAGGGGGTGGGGCCGTTCCTGCTAGCATGGCCCGTGGCAGAGGCAGTGTAAGAGGTGGGCGAG gcaggGGCCGTGGAGAGAGTGGGTTCTACCAAAGAAGTCCTGAGGATGGAGAGGTGGGCTTTAGCAGGAATGCTCGAGAGATCCATCGTAGCCAGAGCTGGGACGATCG gggtgagAGGCGCTTTGAGAAGCCTCTGCGTAGGGAGGGGTTGCGTGTCGGCTTTGAGGATGTGGGCTCTGGGGGGAGGAAAGAGTTCATGCGTTCAGACAGTGATAACTGGCGCACACTGCGAGAAGAGCATGAGCTGGAGGAGGGTGGAGAGCCAGGAGGCAGCTGGAGGCTTGCTGGTTCACGCCGAGATG ATGGTGGTCCCCGTTCAGCAGGCTGGCGGGAGCATGGTGAGGTCCGCCGTAGAAAGTTTGACTTTGACTTTCGGGATGGAGGGACTGAGGGGGGAAGGAGGAGGGCTGGAAGTGAAGGagcagaggaagagagagatggattgcCAGAGTGGTGCACCGATgaagaagatggagagatgggTACCTTTGACTCTTCCGGAGCATTCATGCCCATCAAG AAGGGCTCTAAGGATCCTATTCCAGAAGAGGACTTTGAGTTTCAGGGATTAGAAGATGAGGATGAATTTTGTATCgatggagaaaagaaagactgcagttttggagacgacGCCGAGAGAG ATGAGACCGACTCTGCAGCTGTGTGTGAGGTGGAGGTTAtatctctccctccctcctctccttCCTCCATGTCCCTCATTGCTCCTCAGGCCGAGCCCGTTCCCACTGCTGCCCCCACTTGTCTGGAGGATCCTCAACCTGCACCTGCCATGTCCAGCAAGATGCCAAGTGAAG TGTTATCAGAACCTGTGTCTGAGCTGAGCCTTAGTGCCTCCTCCAGCCTGCCTTCATCCcctccttcctcttcctctgctGCTACTGACCTCCCACAACCGGGGGGTGACCCCGAGGATGACGAGGGCATGAAGCACCTGCAGCAG GAGGCAGAGAAAATGGTTGCAGCTCTTCAGGACACATCTCTAGAGGAAGAGTGTTTCACCCAAACACTGCAGGAGAGCAGAAATACTGCTGCTGCCCTGCCTCTCTCCCATGACTCTGCCATGAAATGGTTCTACAAGGATCCACAGGGAGAGATTCAGG gtcccTTTAGCACAGTGGAGATGTGTGAGTGGTTTCAAGCAGGTTACTTCAGCATGTCTTTGCTGGTGAAGCGCGGCTGTGATGAGGGCTTCCAGCCTCTGGGAGATGTTATTAAGATGTGGGGGCGGGTGCCCTTTGCGCCTGGCCCCTCCCCACCGCCACTGCTG tgTAATCTGGATCAGGACAGGCTGAAGAAGCAGCAAGAGTTGGCTACGGCTGCTCTTTACCAGCAACTGCAACAGCATCAGCTTTTCCAACTCATTAACAG GTGCGGAGAGCAGGGTATGATGCCTTCAATGAACAGATCAATGTCAGTGCCAGATACAGGGTCCATGTGGGACATGCATACCTCAGCCTCACAGCCGACAG GTGGTGAGGCCAGTCTATGGGACTTAACAATGAATTCTTCAACTCAGGGTCCAACTCTTGAACAGCTTCAGAAG CTCCAGGAGAGAAGAGAGGCTGAACTCAGGGCTAAGcgggaagaggaagagagaaaaagaagggaTGAAAAGAGGAGACAGCAGCAAGAAGAACagaaaagaagagaggaggaagagctTTTCAGGCGCAAGCAG CAGGAGCTGCTGATGAAGCTACTGCAGCAGGCTCCACGTCAGGGGGCATCCGGGACAGGCTCAGGCTGGAGCACAGGCCCAGTGTCTGGACTGGGGAAGCAGGGCAAGTCCATCAACACGCTGGACATTCAACAGGACACTGAGAGACTCTATAAACAGCAACAGAGAGCCCAACAGCAAAGA TGGGCTACAGAGGGTCTTTGGGGTTCTTCTGGCATGGATGGGAAGGCACCTGGTGGCAGCAGTCCTTCAGGAAGCAGCATGGGGGTTTGGGATGAGGCTTTAAAGAACCAGAGCGCACTACGTAGCGGCATGGGCCTGAAGAACAGCCGCAGTAGCCCCTCACTCAG TGACCAGTACATGATGATGAATCGTCGCAAGCGAACCGAGGACGAAGAGCGCTTACTGAAGCTCTTGCAGGGGATGAAGGCTCAGGATGGCTTTACCACATGGTGTGAGCAGATGCTGCATGCCCTTAACACCTCTGCCAACAACTCCAACTCCTCGCTGGATG TGGCCACTATTGTGGCATATCTGAAGGAGGTGGAGTCACCGTACGAGGTGCTGGACTTTATCCGCTCCTATCTGGGTGACACTGTGGAAGCCAAAGAGTTTGCCAAGCAGTTTCTGGAGCGCCGTGCCAAACAGAAAGCCAACCATCAGAGGCAGCAGCAG CTCTCTAAGGAGGTGGGTGGACTGACCATGAACAGCTTTCCTCTGCAG
- the gigyf1a gene encoding GRB10-interacting GYF protein 1 isoform X2, whose product MTAETLNFGPEWLRALSSGGSVTSPPPSPAMPKYKLAEYRYGREEMLALYVKDNRIPEDMQDKVFAAILQDEPQQPLALVPLTEEEQRNFSMSINSVAVMRLMGKGGGAVPASMARGRGSVRGRGRGESGFYQRSPEDGEVGFSRNAREIHRSQSWDDRGERRFEKPLRREGLRVGFEDVGSGGRKEFMRSDSDNWRTLREEHELEEGGEPGGSWRLAGSRRDDGGPRSAGWREHGEVRRRKFDFDFRDGGTEGGRRRAGSEGAEEERDGLPEWCTDEEDGEMGTFDSSGAFMPIKKGSKDPIPEEDFEFQGLEDEDEFCIDGEKKDCSFGDDAERDETDSAAVCEVEVISLPPSSPSSMSLIAPQAEPVPTAAPTCLEDPQPAPAMSSKMPSEVLSEPVSELSLSASSSLPSSPPSSSSAATDLPQPGGDPEDDEGMKHLQQEAEKMVAALQDTSLEEECFTQTLQESRNTAAALPLSHDSAMKWFYKDPQGEIQGPFSTVEMCEWFQAGYFSMSLLVKRGCDEGFQPLGDVIKMWGRVPFAPGPSPPPLLCNLDQDRLKKQQELATAALYQQLQQHQLFQLINRCGEQGMMPSMNRSMSVPDTGSMWDMHTSASQPTGGEASLWDLTMNSSTQGPTLEQLQKLQERREAELRAKREEEERKRRDEKRRQQQEEQKRREEEELFRRKQQELLMKLLQQAPRQGASGTGSGWSTGPVSGLGKQGKSINTLDIQQDTERLYKQQQRAQQQRWATEGLWGSSGMDGKAPGGSSPSGSSMGVWDEALKNQSALRSGMGLKNSRSSPSLSDQYMMMNRRKRTEDEERLLKLLQGMKAQDGFTTWCEQMLHALNTSANNSNSSLDVATIVAYLKEVESPYEVLDFIRSYLGDTVEAKEFAKQFLERRAKQKANHQRQQQLSKEVGGLTMNSFPLQDSMRGMNPAALQSMFQAVHSGKAGMGYDQAGKLKKKQPMMLHSDPSILGYSFHGAGDRMSLSEMEMVEDY is encoded by the exons ATGACAGCAGAGACACTCAATTTCGGCCCAGAATG GCTCCGTGCACTTTCCAGTGGAGGCAGTGTGACTTCCCCTCCTCCCTCTCCCGCTATGCCAAAGTACAAGCTGGCCGAATATCGCTACGGCCGAGAGGAGATGTTAGCACTTTATGTCAAAGACAACAGG ATCCCAGAGGACATGCAGGATAAGGTGTTTGCTGCTATTCTGCAGGATGAGCCTCAGCAACCTCTGGCACTGGTGCCTCTCACTGAGGAAGAACAG CGGAATTTTTCCATGTCCATAAACAGTGTGGCTGTGATGAGGCTGATGGGTAAAGGGGGTGGGGCCGTTCCTGCTAGCATGGCCCGTGGCAGAGGCAGTGTAAGAG gcaggGGCCGTGGAGAGAGTGGGTTCTACCAAAGAAGTCCTGAGGATGGAGAGGTGGGCTTTAGCAGGAATGCTCGAGAGATCCATCGTAGCCAGAGCTGGGACGATCG gggtgagAGGCGCTTTGAGAAGCCTCTGCGTAGGGAGGGGTTGCGTGTCGGCTTTGAGGATGTGGGCTCTGGGGGGAGGAAAGAGTTCATGCGTTCAGACAGTGATAACTGGCGCACACTGCGAGAAGAGCATGAGCTGGAGGAGGGTGGAGAGCCAGGAGGCAGCTGGAGGCTTGCTGGTTCACGCCGAGATG ATGGTGGTCCCCGTTCAGCAGGCTGGCGGGAGCATGGTGAGGTCCGCCGTAGAAAGTTTGACTTTGACTTTCGGGATGGAGGGACTGAGGGGGGAAGGAGGAGGGCTGGAAGTGAAGGagcagaggaagagagagatggattgcCAGAGTGGTGCACCGATgaagaagatggagagatgggTACCTTTGACTCTTCCGGAGCATTCATGCCCATCAAG AAGGGCTCTAAGGATCCTATTCCAGAAGAGGACTTTGAGTTTCAGGGATTAGAAGATGAGGATGAATTTTGTATCgatggagaaaagaaagactgcagttttggagacgacGCCGAGAGAG ATGAGACCGACTCTGCAGCTGTGTGTGAGGTGGAGGTTAtatctctccctccctcctctccttCCTCCATGTCCCTCATTGCTCCTCAGGCCGAGCCCGTTCCCACTGCTGCCCCCACTTGTCTGGAGGATCCTCAACCTGCACCTGCCATGTCCAGCAAGATGCCAAGTGAAG TGTTATCAGAACCTGTGTCTGAGCTGAGCCTTAGTGCCTCCTCCAGCCTGCCTTCATCCcctccttcctcttcctctgctGCTACTGACCTCCCACAACCGGGGGGTGACCCCGAGGATGACGAGGGCATGAAGCACCTGCAGCAG GAGGCAGAGAAAATGGTTGCAGCTCTTCAGGACACATCTCTAGAGGAAGAGTGTTTCACCCAAACACTGCAGGAGAGCAGAAATACTGCTGCTGCCCTGCCTCTCTCCCATGACTCTGCCATGAAATGGTTCTACAAGGATCCACAGGGAGAGATTCAGG gtcccTTTAGCACAGTGGAGATGTGTGAGTGGTTTCAAGCAGGTTACTTCAGCATGTCTTTGCTGGTGAAGCGCGGCTGTGATGAGGGCTTCCAGCCTCTGGGAGATGTTATTAAGATGTGGGGGCGGGTGCCCTTTGCGCCTGGCCCCTCCCCACCGCCACTGCTG tgTAATCTGGATCAGGACAGGCTGAAGAAGCAGCAAGAGTTGGCTACGGCTGCTCTTTACCAGCAACTGCAACAGCATCAGCTTTTCCAACTCATTAACAG GTGCGGAGAGCAGGGTATGATGCCTTCAATGAACAGATCAATGTCAGTGCCAGATACAGGGTCCATGTGGGACATGCATACCTCAGCCTCACAGCCGACAG GTGGTGAGGCCAGTCTATGGGACTTAACAATGAATTCTTCAACTCAGGGTCCAACTCTTGAACAGCTTCAGAAG CTCCAGGAGAGAAGAGAGGCTGAACTCAGGGCTAAGcgggaagaggaagagagaaaaagaagggaTGAAAAGAGGAGACAGCAGCAAGAAGAACagaaaagaagagaggaggaagagctTTTCAGGCGCAAGCAG CAGGAGCTGCTGATGAAGCTACTGCAGCAGGCTCCACGTCAGGGGGCATCCGGGACAGGCTCAGGCTGGAGCACAGGCCCAGTGTCTGGACTGGGGAAGCAGGGCAAGTCCATCAACACGCTGGACATTCAACAGGACACTGAGAGACTCTATAAACAGCAACAGAGAGCCCAACAGCAAAGA TGGGCTACAGAGGGTCTTTGGGGTTCTTCTGGCATGGATGGGAAGGCACCTGGTGGCAGCAGTCCTTCAGGAAGCAGCATGGGGGTTTGGGATGAGGCTTTAAAGAACCAGAGCGCACTACGTAGCGGCATGGGCCTGAAGAACAGCCGCAGTAGCCCCTCACTCAG TGACCAGTACATGATGATGAATCGTCGCAAGCGAACCGAGGACGAAGAGCGCTTACTGAAGCTCTTGCAGGGGATGAAGGCTCAGGATGGCTTTACCACATGGTGTGAGCAGATGCTGCATGCCCTTAACACCTCTGCCAACAACTCCAACTCCTCGCTGGATG TGGCCACTATTGTGGCATATCTGAAGGAGGTGGAGTCACCGTACGAGGTGCTGGACTTTATCCGCTCCTATCTGGGTGACACTGTGGAAGCCAAAGAGTTTGCCAAGCAGTTTCTGGAGCGCCGTGCCAAACAGAAAGCCAACCATCAGAGGCAGCAGCAG CTCTCTAAGGAGGTGGGTGGACTGACCATGAACAGCTTTCCTCTGCAG